The following proteins come from a genomic window of Ictidomys tridecemlineatus isolate mIctTri1 chromosome 9, mIctTri1.hap1, whole genome shotgun sequence:
- the Arl9 gene encoding ADP-ribosylation factor-like protein 9 isoform X2, translating into MCLGALWLFSDKNKQILVLGLDGAGKTSILDSLALNKVQHSKAPTQGFNPVCIDIEDNQMEFLEIGGSEPFRSYWEMYLSKGLLLIFVVDSADHNRLPEAKKFLHQLTEANPILPLVVFAHKQDLEAAYHITDIHEALALSEVGNDRKLFLFGTQVTKNGAEIPSTMQDAKDLIAHLAANVQ; encoded by the exons ATGTGTTTGGGGGCTCTCTGGCTCTTTTCT GACAAAAATAAGCAGATCCTAGTTCTAGGCCTGGATGGAGCAGGGAAAACCAGCATCCTCGACTCTCTAGCTTTAAACAAAGTCCAGCATAGCAAGGCACCCACCCAAGGTTTCAATCCCGTTTGCATCGACATTGAAGACAACCAGATGGAGTTCCTGGAGA TTGGCGGCAGCGAGCCTTTCCGTTCCTACTGGGAAATGTACCTGTCCAAGGGATTGTTGCTGATCTTTGTGGTGGATTCAGCAGATCACAATCGATTACCTGAAGCCAAAAAATTCCTTCATCAACTAACAGAAGCAAATCCAATCCTTCCTCTGGTTGTGTTTGCACACAAACAG GATCTCGAGGCAGCCTATCACATTACAGATATCCACGAAGCATTAGCATTATCTGAGGTGGGAAATGACAGAAAATTGTTCTTGTTTGGAACTCAAGTGACCAAGAATGGCGCAGAGATACCTTCTACTATGCAAGATGCCAAAGACCTGATTGCACACCTGGCTGCAAATGTGCAGTAA
- the Arl9 gene encoding ADP-ribosylation factor-like protein 9 isoform X1, whose protein sequence is MPDLRLYALGIAAAVVTTGVAYALWTYVSALRPARRPHLPGPEAATPARGRAEERKQTGAVEMENVKKGKTKEVAKEKIKVKGKEERKKEVSKGKEKGKETAAKNEQFKEKPEVEKSDSTKSETPLESSVENQDKNKQILVLGLDGAGKTSILDSLALNKVQHSKAPTQGFNPVCIDIEDNQMEFLEIGGSEPFRSYWEMYLSKGLLLIFVVDSADHNRLPEAKKFLHQLTEANPILPLVVFAHKQDLEAAYHITDIHEALALSEVGNDRKLFLFGTQVTKNGAEIPSTMQDAKDLIAHLAANVQ, encoded by the exons ATGCCAGACCTCAGGCTGTACGCACTGGGAATAGCTGCGGCCGTGGTGACCACGGGTGTGGCCTACGCCCTGTGGACCTACGTCTCCGCCCTGCGCCCGGCGAGGAGGCCACACCTGCCCGGACCCGAGGCTGCAACTCCTGCGCGCGGGCGCGCagaggaaagaaagcaaacaGGAGCGGTGGAAATGGAGAATGTGAAGAAAGGGAAGACTAAGGAAGTGGCGAAGGAGAAAATTAAGgtgaaaggaaaagaggagagaaagaaagaagtgtcaaaggggaaagagaaagggaaggagacagCAGCCAAGAATgagcaatttaaagaaaaaccagAGGTAGAGAAGAGCGACAGCACCAAGTCAGAGACGCCTCTGGAGTCATCCGTAGAAAACCAG GACAAAAATAAGCAGATCCTAGTTCTAGGCCTGGATGGAGCAGGGAAAACCAGCATCCTCGACTCTCTAGCTTTAAACAAAGTCCAGCATAGCAAGGCACCCACCCAAGGTTTCAATCCCGTTTGCATCGACATTGAAGACAACCAGATGGAGTTCCTGGAGA TTGGCGGCAGCGAGCCTTTCCGTTCCTACTGGGAAATGTACCTGTCCAAGGGATTGTTGCTGATCTTTGTGGTGGATTCAGCAGATCACAATCGATTACCTGAAGCCAAAAAATTCCTTCATCAACTAACAGAAGCAAATCCAATCCTTCCTCTGGTTGTGTTTGCACACAAACAG GATCTCGAGGCAGCCTATCACATTACAGATATCCACGAAGCATTAGCATTATCTGAGGTGGGAAATGACAGAAAATTGTTCTTGTTTGGAACTCAAGTGACCAAGAATGGCGCAGAGATACCTTCTACTATGCAAGATGCCAAAGACCTGATTGCACACCTGGCTGCAAATGTGCAGTAA
- the Arl9 gene encoding ADP-ribosylation factor-like protein 9 isoform X3 → MYLSKGLLLIFVVDSADHNRLPEAKKFLHQLTEANPILPLVVFAHKQDLEAAYHITDIHEALALSEVGNDRKLFLFGTQVTKNGAEIPSTMQDAKDLIAHLAANVQ, encoded by the exons ATGTACCTGTCCAAGGGATTGTTGCTGATCTTTGTGGTGGATTCAGCAGATCACAATCGATTACCTGAAGCCAAAAAATTCCTTCATCAACTAACAGAAGCAAATCCAATCCTTCCTCTGGTTGTGTTTGCACACAAACAG GATCTCGAGGCAGCCTATCACATTACAGATATCCACGAAGCATTAGCATTATCTGAGGTGGGAAATGACAGAAAATTGTTCTTGTTTGGAACTCAAGTGACCAAGAATGGCGCAGAGATACCTTCTACTATGCAAGATGCCAAAGACCTGATTGCACACCTGGCTGCAAATGTGCAGTAA